CCTGATTCCCGCACTGAACTCCGTCGAACAGCTGAAGCTGATGCAGAAACTGGCCGGCAGCAGCGACGGCCTGGACCCGATGGAACTGCTGGCCGGGGTGGGCATGGAACACAAGGCCAAGAGCCGGCCGGACCAGCTCTCCGGCGGGGAACGCCAGCGCGTGGGCATTGCCCGCTCACTGGTCAACCGGCCGTCCCTGCTGCTGGTGGACGAACCCACCGCAGCCCTGGACCGGGCCCGGAGCCAGGACGTGGTGGCCCTGCTGGCCCGGGAAACCCATGAGCGCGGCGTTGCTACAGTTATGGTGACGCACGATCACGACGTCCTGCACCATTGCGACCGCGTAGTCGAAATGGTGGACGGGCGTCTCTCAAGCTAAACCAGCACGAACAGGAGGGCCAGGTGCCCCGAATCTCTGCCCCCACGGTGGCCGAACACCGGGCGGCACAGCAGCGGGCGCTGCTGGATGCGGCGCGCACCCTCCTGGCCCGCACCGGCGAGGCCCCCAGCATGGCCGAAGTGGCCGCGCTGGCGGGCCTCGCCCGGCCCAGCGCCTACCAGTACTACAAGTCCCGCCAGGACCTCCTGCACGCACTGGTCCAGGACGTTTTTCCGCGCTGGACCCGGCGGGTGAGGGAAGCCATGGACGCTGAGCCGGACCCGGCGGACCGGATCATGGCCTATGTCCTGACCAACATCGCCCTCGTGGCCGAAGGTGAACACGCCGTGGGCAACGCCCTTGCCGCCGTCGCACCGGGCGAGGAACTGAACAACCAAAGCGCCATGATGCACCGCCAGCTGCTGACCCCGCTGGTGGAAACCCTGACCATGCTCGGCGTCCGGGATCCTCATGTGACCGCCGAACTGATAAACGCCATAGTCCATTCCTCCACCCGGCTGCTGGAATCGGGCACCGGCCGGGAAATCGTCGAGGGCCGGGTCCGCGAACTCCTTGGCCCGTACGTCCGCGAAAACCGCGCCACCGCCGCCCAGGAGGGCACCGCATGAGCAATACTGCACCGCATACGTCCGGCGGAAACGCTGCCGCCGCAAATTCCGCTGGTACTTCCACTGAAAAGACCATCCGGTCCTGGCCCTTGGTCCTCGCGGCGGACCTGGTCCTGATTGTTGTGTTCGCCGCCCTGGGCCGGCGCAGCCATGAGCACGGGCTGGCGCTTGCCGGCATCCTCGGCACGGCCCTGCCCTTTGCTGCCGCGTGCCTGCTCGGATGGGCTGCTGCGCGCGCCTGGCGCCGACCGGTCGCACTGTGGCCCTCCGGCGTCGTCATCTGGCTGGTTACGGTAGTTGCAGGCCTGGGCATCCGGGCACTAACCGGCGGCGGTACGGCCACCAGCTTCATGCTGGTTACCCTCGCTGTGCTGGCAGTGTTCCTGCTGGGCCAGCGGCTCCTCTGGCGCGCCGGTGCCCGCGTGCGTTCCCGGCGGATCCACTAGGCTCAAGGTTACGACCCGCGGGCGCACCGCGCGCCCGCACACCGCCGCAGGAAAGGCCCCCGCCATGATCACAGCTTTTGTACTCATCCAGACCGACTCGGCCCGGATCCCGGAATGCGCCGAGGAAATCTCGGAGATCGAAGGCATCAGCGAGGTCTACTCCGTCACCGGCGAATGCGACCTTATTGCCATTGCCCGTGTGCAGCGGCACGAGGACCTCGCCGACGCCATTGCCAACCGGCTGTCCAAGGTGGACGGGGTGATCGGAACCACCACGCAGATCGCGTTCCGGGCCTACTCCAAACACGACCTCGACGCCGCGTTCTCACTGGGCTTCGACAGCTAACATCCGGGCCTGTTCCCCGCCGGTCCCCCGCTTGTCCCCCGCCCGCCGAACCACGGCGCGGCCCTACTGCGTTGCCGCCACCCAGCGGTCCAGCGCGGTTTGGGCCGCGCCGCTGTCAATTGAGGCACAGGCGCGTTCCAGCCCGCGGGCCAGCCGGTGCAGCAGCGGGCCGTCTGCGTCTTCATCCAGTGCCACCAGGGCAGCTGCAGCGTTCAGCACCACCGCGTCGCGCACCGGCCCCTTGTCTCCGGCGAGCACACTGCGGACCACCGCTGCATTGGACGCAGCGTCACCGCCCCGCAGGTCCTCCAGCGTAGCCCGGCTGATCCCGAGATCCAGGGGATCCACCACTGACTCCTCCACGGCCCCGTTACGGACCTCCCAGACGGTCGAGATACCCGTGGTGGTCATCTCGTCCAGACCGTCCTGGCCGCGGAACACCAGGGCGCGCACGCCGCGCCGGGCCAATACTCCGGCCATCAGGGGTGCCAGCCGTGCATCGGCCACGCCGATCGCGGAGGCGCTGGGGCGGGACGGATTGGTCAGCGGACCCATGAAATTGAAGGCGGTGGCCACGCCCATCTCACGCCGCGGTACGGCGGCAAAGCGCATGGACGGATGGAAGACCTGCGCAAAGCAGAACGTGATGCCTGCTTCCACGGCGGCCCGCGCCACCCGGTCAACGGGAAGGTCAAGACGGACTCCCAGCGCCTCAATGACGTCGGCGGAACCGGACGCCGACGAGGCCGCCCGGTTGCCGTGCTTGACCACCTTGGCGCCCGCCCCTGCGCACACCAGCGCCGCCATGGAGGAAATGTTCACAGTGTTATGGCGGTCACCGCCGGTACCGACAATGTCCAGGGTCTCCCCCGGGATATCGATCGGCCGGGCGCTTGCCAGCATGGCCTCGACCAGCCCGGTGAGTTCGTCAACCGTCTCTCCCTTGGCGCGCAGTGCCACCAGGAACCCCGCAATCTGGGAGTCGGTGGCGTTGCCGGCCATGATCGCGGACATCGCCCAGCGGGTCTGCGCGGTAGTGAGGTGCCTGCCCTCGATCAGCGCCGTAATCAGGCCCGGCCAGGTGTATGTCGAACTCGGATTCGTAGTCACACCCCCTAGGTTATCTACGATTCGTAGAAATTGCTGATTTCTTTCTGAAGCTCCGATTCCGCGCCAATACAGGGATCCGGGGCTTCAGTGCGCGCCGGGGACGCGCCGTTGGCCCTGATCTGTTGGAGAAGTAGGCGGTTTTACCGCCATAATGTCTATGTGACAACAGCGACCCATGCCCCCAGTACCCCGGCTCACCCCACGCTGAACCGCCCCAATATGGTTTCCGTAGGAACCGTGGTGTGGCTCTCCAGTGAACTGATGTTCTTTGCTGCCCTGTTCGCCATGTACTTCACGCTTCGCTCCACCTCGAGCGAACTGTGGGCCATGGAGACGGAGAAGCTGAACGTCCCGTTCGCTTTCGTTAACACGGTGATCCTTGTTTCCAGTTCCTTCACCTGCCAGTTCGGCGTTTTCGCTGCAGAACGACTCCAGGCACGCCGCACCGGAGGGCTTCTGAAGCTTTCCCGCTGGGGCATGACCGAGTGGTTCCTGCTGACCTTCGTACTTGGAGCGATCTTCGTCTCCGTACAGGCTTTCGAATACGCGACGCTGGTTTCTGAAGGCGTATCCCTCTCGTCGAACTCTTACGGTTCCGCGTTCTACCTGACCACCGGTTTCCACGGCCTGCACGTGACCGGCGGCCTGATCGCGTTCCTCTTCATCATCGGCCGTGCCTACGCCGCCAAGCGCTTCGGACACTTCGAAGCAACCTCGGCGATCGTCACCTCGTACTACTGGCACTTCGTTGATGTGGTCTGGATTGCCCTGTTCGTCATCATCTACTTCCTCAAGTAACACTGCTTGAGGACCGCACCCAAGAAATACCTCAAAGTGGCACCTGTTTCCCAAAGACCACATAAGTTAGGAACTACGAAGTGAAGGCACTATCGCAAAGGCGGCGTCATCCCCTCGCAGCAGTAGCGCTGCTGCTGCTGGGACTCCTCGTTACGGGTGGTCTCTACGCCGTAGCCAACGGCGCCAACCAGGCCCAGGCCGCGACCACCACCTACACTGCCGATGACGTCAGCGAAGGCGAGAAGCTGTTCGTCGCCAACTGCGCAACGTGCCACGGCATCGAAGCCACCGGATCCGAGAACGGACCCTCCCTGGTGGGCGTCGGCGCTGCGTCGGTTGACTTCCAGGTCGGTACCGGCCGCATGCCGCTGGCCATGCAGGGCCCGCAGGCCCAGCAGAAGCCCGTCCAGTTCAATGAAGAGCAGACGGCAGACCTCGCCGCCTACGTCTCCAGCATCGGCGCCGGTCCCTCCGTTCCGGACTCCGAGTACCTGGAACCGGACACCAGCGACGAAGAGGCTGCCGCCAACGGCGGCGAGCTGTTCCGCGTCAACTGCGCCATGTGCCACAACGCTGCCGCCGCCGGCGGTGCGCTGACCCGCGGCAAGTTCGCTCCGTCCCTGGAGGGCGTCAGCGAGAAGCACATCTACGAGGCCATGGTCACCGGCCCGCAGAACATGCCTGTCTTCAACGACACGAACATCACGCCCGAAGACAAGCAGGACATCATCACGTTCCTGAAGAACATCGAGGCCAACGGCTCTCCCGGCGGAGCGCAGCTCGGCTCGCTGGGACCGGTTTCCGAAGGCCTGTTCATCTGGACCGCAGGTCTGGGAATCATCATCGCTTTCACTATTTGGTTGACCTCCCGGTCTTCCTAACCACCCGCCGCGCTCACCCCCACGGGTGACATCACAGTTACACATAGGTCTATAAATGCAGTTTCAAGAGAAGGATGAGGGGGATCATGGGCGACCATAGTCACGGCAGTCCGAACACCTCGGGCACCGTCGCTACGGCTGGCCAGGGAGAAGAGGAGAAGTTCCAGAATCCGGGACTTCCCCCGCACCGCCCTCGTCTAGCCGACACAAATCCCCGCGCCGAAAAGCGGGCCGAACGGCAGGTCGCAAGCCTGTTCGTCATCTCGGCCATTGGCACGATCGTATTTTTCGTGGGGTACTTCAGCATCCACCTGGATGATGCCAGCATCGCCACGCTGCGGCTGCAGAACATCCTGCTGGGTCTGGGCACGGCATTCGCCATGCTGGGCATCGGCGTAGGTATTGTCCACTGGGCCAAGACCCTGATGCCGGACCACGAAATCGTGGAAGAACGCCACGAGATCCGTCCCGAAGAGGACCGCGTTATTGCCGAGAAGATGGTGGGCGACATCATCGAGGAGACGGGCATCAAGCGCCGTCCCCTGATCCGCAACACGCTCCTCGGCGCCATGGTCCTGGCACCGCTGCCGGCGATCGCGGTCTTCCGCGACCTCGGCCCGCTGCCCGGCAATACCCTGCGCCACACCATGTGGGACGAGAACACCTACCTGACCCGGGACCCCAGCGGTACCCGGATCAAGGCTTCCGACGTCACCCTGGGCTCGGCGTTCCACGTCATCCCCGAAGGCCTGACGGAACTGGAAGAGCACAAGCTCGAAGAGAAGGCCAAGGCAGTAGTCCTGCTCATGCGCCTTAACCCGGAAGACCTCAACCCCTCCCCCGGGCGCGAGGACTGGGCCGTAGACGGCATCGTCGCCTACTCCAAGATCTGCACCCATGTGGGCTGCCCCGTGGCCCTCTACGAGCAGCAGACGCACCATTTGCTGTGCCCGTGCCACCAGTCGACCTTCGATGTCACGCAGGAATGCAAGGTCATCTTCGGCCCGGCCGGCCACGCACTGCCGCAGCTGCCCATCAAGGTCGACAAAGACGGCTACCTGCAGGCTCAGAGTGACTTCAAAGAGCCTGTCGGACCGAGCTACTGGGAGCGTGGTTAACCGTGAGTGTCCCCTCCGCTACGCCTTACGAAGCCAAGACCCGTCTTGGCCGCGTCACCAACTTCGTTGACTCCCGGGTCAGCGGCTCGGCCATGGTCAAGGAGTTCGGCCGCAAGGTCTTCCCCGACCACTGGTCCTTCATGTTCGGTGAAGTTGCGCTGTACTGCTTCGTCATCCTGCTGCTGACCGGCACGTTCCTGACCTTCTTCTTCGATCCGTCCATGGCGGAAACGCATTACGAAGGCAGCTACGTTCCGCTCAACGGCGTGGAGATGTCTGTCGCCTACGAGTCCTCACTGAATATCTCCTTCGATATCCGCGGCGGCCTCTTTATGCGCCAGGTGCACCACTGGTCGGCCCTGCTCTTCGTAGCGGCCGTCTCCGTGCACATGCTCCGCGTGTTCTTCACCGGAGCGTTCCGCAAGCCCCGTGAACTGAACTGGGTGGTGGGCGGCGTCCTGCTGATCCTCTCCCTCGCGGCCGGCTTCACCGGCTACTCCCTCCCCGATGACCTGCTCTCCGGCAACGGCCTGCGAATCATCGACGGCGTCATCAAGTCGATTCCCGTAGTGGGCACCTACATCAGCTTCTTCCTGTTCGGCGGCGAATTTCCGGGAACGGATATCATCGGGCGTCTTTACGTCCTGCATATCCTCCTGGTGCCGGCCCTGATCCTGCTGATGATCGCGATCCACCTCTTCATGGTGGTCATCCACAAGCACACCCAGTTCCGCGGACCCGGCCGGACCAACAACAATGTTGTCGGTTACCCGGTGGGCCCGGTCTACGCTGCCAAGGCCGGTGGATTCTTCTTCATCGTCTTCGGCATCATCGCCATCATTGCGGGCTTCTTCACGATCAACCCGATCTGGAACTACGGCCCGTACGATCCCTCCCCCGTGTCCGCCGGTACCCAGCCTGACTGGTACATCGGTTGGGTTGACGGCGCCCTGCGCCTGATGCCCGGCTTCATCGGCGGGTTCCCCTTCGAATGGGTCATCCCGTTCCCGTGGGGCGACAACACGCTCTCCCTGAACGTCCTGCTGCCGGCCCTGGTGCCTGCAGGCCTGGTCTTCACACTGCTGTTCACCTGGCCCTGGATCGAAGCGTGGCTGACCAAGGACAAGCGGGTGCACAACCTGCTCGACCGTCCGCGCAACGCTCCGTACCGCACGGCAGTCGGCGTCGCCGGCATCACGTTCTACTCGGTTATGTGGGCAGCTGCCAGCTCCGACCTCATCGCCACGCACTTCCACGTGTCGCTGAACGACGTGACCTACTGGCTGCGGGTCCTGCTCTTCGTTGGCCCGGTCCTGGCGTTCATCATCACGCGCCGCATCGCCCTGGCGCTGCAGCGCAAGGACCGCGAGATTGTCCTCCACGGCGTGGAGAGCGGACGCATTGTCCGTCTCCCGCACGGCGAGTACATCGAGGTCCACGAGCCGCTGGACGAGTACAAGCGCTACCGCCTGGTGGACTTCGAGTCCTACAAGGCACTGCCGGCCCAGCCGGGCGCCAACGGCAAGGTCTCCGGCAAGGAGAAGCGGCGGGCCAAGCTCTCGCGCTTCTTCTTCGAAGACCGCGTTGCCCCGGTAACGCCGTCGGAGCTTGAAAACGCGCACCACCACGAGTCGCCTGCCGAGGTCGAAGCCAAGGCTGACGACCAGCAGTCGATCGAACAGCACTAACTGCCGCAAGGCGCTTAGCGTAAAGGAAGGCCCCGCCGGATGTCCGGCGGGGCCTTCCTTGTATCTCTGCGATGTTCAGGCTGGTAATCAGGACAGAGTGAACGGCTCTTTGGAGGGCAGCGGGTACCGGCGGCGCAGCTGATCGGGATCGGCCACCGGCGCGGAACCGATGGTGAGCTTGGTGAAGTCCAGCAGCGGGTCCCGCAGCACAACCTTCAGTCCGGCCACGGCTTTGTTCACATCCGGAACCAGGCAGTAGATGTTCAGCTTCCGCGGCGCGAACTCGCTGTGGTCCACTTCCCCCAGCCCGCGCCAGAGGAAGTAGGAGGAGATAGCCTGGGTGGCCTTGTGCTCAAGGTACCGGTCCCGCTCAGTACCGGTGGCGGACTTCAGCGCGTACTGGGCGATGACCCAGTGCTGCTGCTCCGGATCCAGTTCCGCATAGCCGTCCTCTTCCGAGGCCACTGCGAAGGCGTGCAGGAGCCCCTCGGCTGCCTCTGGCGCCACGTCCTGAACCTTGGCTTTGCCTTCGTGGCCCACGGGCCCGGAGGTCAGCATTAGCTGCCCTTCGTCCTCCTCGTAGAGCGCTTCACGAAAGTGCAGTACTCCTGCTTCGTCGCGCTTGTACATCCTGATGGTTATCATTGCGGTGTTCCTCTTCCTGCTGTGGATTGTGGTGCCGCGGCCTAGGCGCGCGGAAGGCGGCGGGGATGGTACGAGCGCGGGGTGCGTACGCCGGGGCGCTGCAGCGGCACCCAGAGCTTGTAGCGGTCTGCGCGGTAGTAGGACACGGAGTAGTCCACCATCGCCCGGGAGACATAGGCATGCCGCTGGATCTTCAGGACCGGTGCACCCAGTTCTACATTCAGCAGCCGCGCAATGGACGCCGATGCGGCAGTGGCCTCGATGGTGTCCTCACCCCACTCCATCACCAGTCCGTACCGTTCTCCCAGCATGTTGTACAGCGAGGTGGGAGCCTCCTCCTCGAGGATCCCCGGGACGTAGTGGGCGGGAATGAAGTTCTCGTCCACGCTCATGGGTTCGCCGTCGGCCAGCAGCTGGCGCCTGAAGCGCACCACCGGCTGTCCGGGTTCAATCTGCAGCTCACGGGCCACCAGCTGGGACGCTCCGGTCTGCTCGAAGCTGAGCACATGGGCATCCGGAACCATGCCGCGGCGGTGCATTTCCTCGGAGTAGGAGGTTAGCTGGATCTGCAGGTCCATCTTCTTGCGTGCCACGAAAGTTCCCAGCCCCACGACGCGTTCCAGGACACCGTCGGCAACGAGGGCGTCTACGGCCTGGCGGATGGTCATACGGGCGACGGCGAAGTGCTCCGCCAGTTCCCGCTCGGACGGGATGATCTCCCCCGCACCGGCGTGGTCCTCCACGAACCGGCGGAGAATGGCCTGCAGCTGGATGTGCTTGGCGACGCCGGCTTCCGGATCGATGGATTCGGTCAGCAGCAGAAGCCGGCGGTTGCTCACTGGGAAGCTCCCTGGCCGGCCAGAATTTTCCGCATTCTTCTACTCCGCCCCTTCGACTGGGAAAACACGTGCCGTCTAAGGATACCGGGAGGTGTCCCCGCCCTGCTCCGCAGGATAGGCCGCCAGCGCGTGCAGGAACCGGTTGAGGGATCCACCCAGGTTCCAGCCGGAGCCGAGCCGTTCCAGGTCGGCGCGGGCCTGCGGACCAGGGGCATGCAGGCGCGCCCCAGCGGCCTCCAGCGCCGGAACGGGAAGGTCGCGCACCACATGCACCACGGCCGGTGCCGCCTGCAGGTACTCCCCCGCTGCGGCCAGCTTGGCGCGGACCGGTGCCGCCAGCCCGCTGCCCGGATCCGCCGCGGCCGCCAGCAGCCCGTCCAGGCTTCCGTACTCCCCCAGCAGCTGTGCCGCGGTCTTTTCACCGATCCCAGCCACCCCGGGCAGCCCGTCGGAAGCGTCCCCGCGCAGCGTCGCATAGTCGGCGTATTGGCCAGGCAGCACCCGGTACCGGCCCACCACAGATGCCTCCGTCAGAACTTCGAGGTTCTTCATCCCGCGTGCCGTATAGAGCACCCGTACCTCCCGGTCATCGCTGACCAGCTGGAACAAGTCACGGTCGCCCGTCACCACGTCCACCGGCGTTCCTGCCGACTGGGCGTAGGTGCCGATGACATCGTCGGCTTCGTGGTCATCGGCGCCCACCAGGGCAATGCCTGCCACTGTAAGGATCTCCCGGATCATCGGAATCTGGGCGGTCAGGCCCTCGGGCACGGTTTCAGTGTCCCCGTCCGGGGAAGCGGCTGCCACGCGTTGGGCCTTGTACCCGGGCAGCAGGGCAACCCGCCACGCCGGGCGCCAGCTGTTGTCCCAGCAGGCCACAAGGTGGGTCGGCCCATACTCGGTGCTCAGGCGGGCGATCATGTCCAGCAGTCCCCGCACGGCATTCACCGGGGTTCCGTCGGCCCGGCGGATGGTGTCCGGAATGCCGTGGAAGGCACGGAAGTACAGGGAGGCGGTATCAAGCAGCATAAGTCGGGAAGCCATATCCGCACCCTACACACCGGGGGCACGCAAAAAGGGAGGACCCGCAGTTTCCTGCGGATCCTCCCTGAGATGCTGCTTGTCTAAGCTGCCGTGTTCAAACCTGCCCTAGTGGGCGTGGTTTCCGCGGCTGTATTCGAAGACCCAGCCAACCAGTGCAATGACGGCAAGGCCGGCACCGATGAACAGGATCCACCAGCCAACTGCCATACCGAGGAATCCGATGGCAGCGGAGATACCCAGCAGCAGCGGCCACCAGCTCCACGGGCTGAAGAAGCCCTGTTCGCCGGATCCCTCATGGATTTCGGCGTCGAGCCGATCCTCCGGGCGGGGACCCACGCGGCGGCCGGTGAAGCCGATGTAGAAGGCGATCATGCCCGACATAGCTGCCGTCAGGAAGAGGGCGAGGTAACCAACGGGTTCCGTCCACTCCACCATGTAGCCGTAGACCACGCCGACAACCAGGAAGAACGGTGTCAGGTAGCTGAAGAGTTTAGTCTCTACCTTCATTTGACCTTTTCCTTCCGGTCACCGGGGCCGAAGACCTTGGCCGCAGCTGATTCGTCGGTAACGTGCTGCTGCAGTTCGGGGTGGTGCAGGTCCAGGGCGGGACGCTCCGAACGGATGCGGGGCAGCGAGGTGAAGTTGTGGCGCGGCGGCGGGCAGGACGTAGCCCACTCGAGGGATCCGCCGAAGCCCCAGGGATCATCCACTTCAACCTTCTTGCCGTGGCGCCAGGTGATGTACACGTTCCAGAAGAACGGGATCATCGAGGCGCCGAGGACGAAGGAGGCAATGGTGGAGAACTGGTTCATGGCCGTGAAGTTATCCTCCACCAGGTAGTCGGCGTAGCGGCGCGGCATACCAATGACGCCCAGCCAGTGCTGGATGAGGAAGGTGCCGTGGAAGCCGACGAACAGGAGCCAGAAGTGGATCTTGCCCAGACGCTCGTTGAGCATCTTTCCGGTGAACTTAGGCCACCAGAAGTAGAAGCCGGCGAACATCGCGAATACCACGGTGCCGAAGATCACGTAGTGGAAGTGGGCAACTACGAAGTAGGTGTCCGAGACGTGGAAGTCCAGCGGCGGGGAGGACAGGATGATGCCGGTCAGGCCGCCGAAGAGGAAGGTGATCAGGAAGCCGATGCTCCAAAGCATGGGGGTTTCGAACGTGATCGATCCCCGCCACATGGTGCCGATCCAGTTGAAGAACTTCACGCCGGTAGGCACCGCAATCAGCATTGTCATGAATGCGAAGAACGGCAGCATAACTGCGCCGGTCACATACATGTGGTGCGCCCAGACGGTCACCGACAGTGCAGCAATGGCGATGGTTGCGTACACCAGGCCCTTGTAGCCGAAGATCGGCTTGCGGCTGAAGACCGGGAAGATTTCCGACACGATGCCGAAGAACGGCAGGGCGATGATGTACACCTCGGGGTGTCCGAAGAACCAGAACAGGTGCTGCCACAGGATGGCACCGCCGCGCTCCGGATCGAAG
This Arthrobacter sp. zg-Y20 DNA region includes the following protein-coding sequences:
- a CDS encoding ubiquinol-cytochrome c reductase cytochrome b subunit; this encodes MSVPSATPYEAKTRLGRVTNFVDSRVSGSAMVKEFGRKVFPDHWSFMFGEVALYCFVILLLTGTFLTFFFDPSMAETHYEGSYVPLNGVEMSVAYESSLNISFDIRGGLFMRQVHHWSALLFVAAVSVHMLRVFFTGAFRKPRELNWVVGGVLLILSLAAGFTGYSLPDDLLSGNGLRIIDGVIKSIPVVGTYISFFLFGGEFPGTDIIGRLYVLHILLVPALILLMIAIHLFMVVIHKHTQFRGPGRTNNNVVGYPVGPVYAAKAGGFFFIVFGIIAIIAGFFTINPIWNYGPYDPSPVSAGTQPDWYIGWVDGALRLMPGFIGGFPFEWVIPFPWGDNTLSLNVLLPALVPAGLVFTLLFTWPWIEAWLTKDKRVHNLLDRPRNAPYRTAVGVAGITFYSVMWAAASSDLIATHFHVSLNDVTYWLRVLLFVGPVLAFIITRRIALALQRKDREIVLHGVESGRIVRLPHGEYIEVHEPLDEYKRYRLVDFESYKALPAQPGANGKVSGKEKRRAKLSRFFFEDRVAPVTPSELENAHHHESPAEVEAKADDQQSIEQH
- a CDS encoding TetR/AcrR family transcriptional regulator, producing MPRISAPTVAEHRAAQQRALLDAARTLLARTGEAPSMAEVAALAGLARPSAYQYYKSRQDLLHALVQDVFPRWTRRVREAMDAEPDPADRIMAYVLTNIALVAEGEHAVGNALAAVAPGEELNNQSAMMHRQLLTPLVETLTMLGVRDPHVTAELINAIVHSSTRLLESGTGREIVEGRVRELLGPYVRENRATAAQEGTA
- a CDS encoding GntR family transcriptional regulator, whose amino-acid sequence is MLLTESIDPEAGVAKHIQLQAILRRFVEDHAGAGEIIPSERELAEHFAVARMTIRQAVDALVADGVLERVVGLGTFVARKKMDLQIQLTSYSEEMHRRGMVPDAHVLSFEQTGASQLVARELQIEPGQPVVRFRRQLLADGEPMSVDENFIPAHYVPGILEEEAPTSLYNMLGERYGLVMEWGEDTIEATAASASIARLLNVELGAPVLKIQRHAYVSRAMVDYSVSYYRADRYKLWVPLQRPGVRTPRSYHPRRLPRA
- a CDS encoding 5'-3' exonuclease — its product is MASRLMLLDTASLYFRAFHGIPDTIRRADGTPVNAVRGLLDMIARLSTEYGPTHLVACWDNSWRPAWRVALLPGYKAQRVAAASPDGDTETVPEGLTAQIPMIREILTVAGIALVGADDHEADDVIGTYAQSAGTPVDVVTGDRDLFQLVSDDREVRVLYTARGMKNLEVLTEASVVGRYRVLPGQYADYATLRGDASDGLPGVAGIGEKTAAQLLGEYGSLDGLLAAAADPGSGLAAPVRAKLAAAGEYLQAAPAVVHVVRDLPVPALEAAGARLHAPGPQARADLERLGSGWNLGGSLNRFLHALAAYPAEQGGDTSRYP
- a CDS encoding cytochrome c, yielding MKALSQRRRHPLAAVALLLLGLLVTGGLYAVANGANQAQAATTTYTADDVSEGEKLFVANCATCHGIEATGSENGPSLVGVGAASVDFQVGTGRMPLAMQGPQAQQKPVQFNEEQTADLAAYVSSIGAGPSVPDSEYLEPDTSDEEAAANGGELFRVNCAMCHNAAAAGGALTRGKFAPSLEGVSEKHIYEAMVTGPQNMPVFNDTNITPEDKQDIITFLKNIEANGSPGGAQLGSLGPVSEGLFIWTAGLGIIIAFTIWLTSRSS
- the ctaD gene encoding cytochrome c oxidase subunit I, which gives rise to MTTLEYTSEDSGTRVAPRVVPVSKGRIVVNWITSTDHKTIGYMYLIASFIFFCLAGVMALVIRAELFEPGMQILQTKDQYNQLFTMHGTVMLLMFATPLFSGFANVIMPLQIGAPDVAFPRLNALAFWFFLLGSSIAVAGFITPQGAASFGWFAYTPLSSTTFSPGVGGDLWVFGLALSGFGTILGAVNFITTIICMRAPGMTMWRMPIFTWNTLVTAILVLMAFPPLAAALFALGADRRFGAHIFDPERGGAILWQHLFWFFGHPEVYIIALPFFGIVSEIFPVFSRKPIFGYKGLVYATIAIAALSVTVWAHHMYVTGAVMLPFFAFMTMLIAVPTGVKFFNWIGTMWRGSITFETPMLWSIGFLITFLFGGLTGIILSSPPLDFHVSDTYFVVAHFHYVIFGTVVFAMFAGFYFWWPKFTGKMLNERLGKIHFWLLFVGFHGTFLIQHWLGVIGMPRRYADYLVEDNFTAMNQFSTIASFVLGASMIPFFWNVYITWRHGKKVEVDDPWGFGGSLEWATSCPPPRHNFTSLPRIRSERPALDLHHPELQQHVTDESAAAKVFGPGDRKEKVK
- a CDS encoding heme-copper oxidase subunit III is translated as MTTATHAPSTPAHPTLNRPNMVSVGTVVWLSSELMFFAALFAMYFTLRSTSSELWAMETEKLNVPFAFVNTVILVSSSFTCQFGVFAAERLQARRTGGLLKLSRWGMTEWFLLTFVLGAIFVSVQAFEYATLVSEGVSLSSNSYGSAFYLTTGFHGLHVTGGLIAFLFIIGRAYAAKRFGHFEATSAIVTSYYWHFVDVVWIALFVIIYFLK
- a CDS encoding Lrp/AsnC ligand binding domain-containing protein, with translation MITAFVLIQTDSARIPECAEEISEIEGISEVYSVTGECDLIAIARVQRHEDLADAIANRLSKVDGVIGTTTQIAFRAYSKHDLDAAFSLGFDS
- a CDS encoding ABC transporter ATP-binding protein, with amino-acid sequence MSTATTQQQNSGTRTGGLLITSANLALGDGGSTVQALDNVSLAVRPGEMVAVVGPSGAGKSSLLAVAGALTAPDTGTVQVNGVDLATLGKAARARFRLREIGFVFQSGNLIPALNSVEQLKLMQKLAGSSDGLDPMELLAGVGMEHKAKSRPDQLSGGERQRVGIARSLVNRPSLLLVDEPTAALDRARSQDVVALLARETHERGVATVMVTHDHDVLHHCDRVVEMVDGRLSS
- a CDS encoding cytochrome c oxidase subunit 4 gives rise to the protein MKVETKLFSYLTPFFLVVGVVYGYMVEWTEPVGYLALFLTAAMSGMIAFYIGFTGRRVGPRPEDRLDAEIHEGSGEQGFFSPWSWWPLLLGISAAIGFLGMAVGWWILFIGAGLAVIALVGWVFEYSRGNHAH
- the trpD gene encoding anthranilate phosphoribosyltransferase, which translates into the protein MTTNPSSTYTWPGLITALIEGRHLTTAQTRWAMSAIMAGNATDSQIAGFLVALRAKGETVDELTGLVEAMLASARPIDIPGETLDIVGTGGDRHNTVNISSMAALVCAGAGAKVVKHGNRAASSASGSADVIEALGVRLDLPVDRVARAAVEAGITFCFAQVFHPSMRFAAVPRREMGVATAFNFMGPLTNPSRPSASAIGVADARLAPLMAGVLARRGVRALVFRGQDGLDEMTTTGISTVWEVRNGAVEESVVDPLDLGISRATLEDLRGGDAASNAAVVRSVLAGDKGPVRDAVVLNAAAALVALDEDADGPLLHRLARGLERACASIDSGAAQTALDRWVAATQ
- a CDS encoding DUF3054 domain-containing protein, which produces MSNTAPHTSGGNAAAANSAGTSTEKTIRSWPLVLAADLVLIVVFAALGRRSHEHGLALAGILGTALPFAAACLLGWAAARAWRRPVALWPSGVVIWLVTVVAGLGIRALTGGGTATSFMLVTLAVLAVFLLGQRLLWRAGARVRSRRIH
- a CDS encoding Rieske 2Fe-2S domain-containing protein, producing MGDHSHGSPNTSGTVATAGQGEEEKFQNPGLPPHRPRLADTNPRAEKRAERQVASLFVISAIGTIVFFVGYFSIHLDDASIATLRLQNILLGLGTAFAMLGIGVGIVHWAKTLMPDHEIVEERHEIRPEEDRVIAEKMVGDIIEETGIKRRPLIRNTLLGAMVLAPLPAIAVFRDLGPLPGNTLRHTMWDENTYLTRDPSGTRIKASDVTLGSAFHVIPEGLTELEEHKLEEKAKAVVLLMRLNPEDLNPSPGREDWAVDGIVAYSKICTHVGCPVALYEQQTHHLLCPCHQSTFDVTQECKVIFGPAGHALPQLPIKVDKDGYLQAQSDFKEPVGPSYWERG